The Xylophilus rhododendri region CAGGAAACAGAGCCGATATGGACGCCAGAACGCCCTTCATGGTGATTTGTTGATGAACCTGGTCGGAAATCCTGATCCTGCCTGGCGTGGCGTTCGATTCCCGAGCAGCCTCGACATCGCTCCAACTCCTGTATTCCATTTCGTTCACAAAAAATTCCTGGCTGGCAAGTGGAGTTGCGCCATCGGCGCCGAATTTGGTCCACCTCATCCAGCCGAAACTGCCGCGCGGAATCCAGGGAAACACCTCAACCCGGTAATGGATGCCCTCGATTTTGTATTCCAGGCGATTGTTCGGGCTCAGGGAAAAATCGGAGCCATTCAACACTTGCAGATAAGTCGGCATAAATCAGCTCATTCTTGATGTGAAACTGCGCTCCAGAGCGTGCCGATTGTGAGGCGCCCCTGGCCCCACATGAATGGAATGCGTTGATCCTTTCAGGCTCGTGGGAGAGCCGAAATGCTCAGTCGATCAAACCGTCCAGTACATGCGGGTCGAAACATCGATCAGCCATCGCGGCCAGGCCGTCGAAGACGCTGTCGAGCGTGGGGGCCCCGGCGCCGAACAGGGCGTGCAGCACGGCCGGGTCCTCGAACATGCCGTGCAAGTACACCCCCAGCACATTGCCGTGCGCGTTCTGCCAGCCCAGGCCGGCGGGCAGCACCGCATGCGGCGCGGCCAGGTCGGGGCGCGGTGCGGTCTGGCCCTGGTGGATCTCGTAGCCGGACAGCGCAACGCCCGACAGCGCCGACCAGCTGCCGCGCACCGTGCCGAAGCTGGCGCGGGTGTGGCGCACCGTCTTCTCGGGTGAGAAGGCGGTGACCAGCGGCAGCAGGCCCAGGCCGGGGCCGTTGCCGTCGATGCCGTGGGCATCGACCAGGGCCTCGCCCAGCATCTGCAGGCCGCCGCAGATGCCCAGCACCGGCCGGCCGCGGGCGGCGTGGGTGGTGACGGCGGCGTCCAGGCCCTGCGAGCGCATCCAGGCCAGGTCGCCGCTGGTGTGCTTGGAGCCGGGCAGTACGATCCAGTCGGCGGCATGCAGTTCTGCCGGCGTGCGGGCCCAGACCAGGCGCACGCCTTCGATGTTCTTCAGCGCCTGGTATTCGTCCAGGTTGCTGATGCGCGGATAGGCCACCACCGCGATGGTGCGGCGCACCGTGCCGGCGGCGCCGGCCGGGCGGTCGTCGAACACGCCGTCTTCTTCCGGCAGGCCGTGGCGCCAGAACATGGGCACGGTGGCCACCGTGGGCACGCCGGTCATCTCGCGCAGCATCTCGGGGCCGGGTGCCAGCAGGCTGGCGTCGCCGCGGAATTTGTTGAGCACGAAGCCGCGCAGCAGTGCGCGGTCGGCCTCGGGCAGCAGCGCCCAGGTGCCGTAGAGATGGGCGAAGGCGCCGCCGCGGTCGATGTCGGTGACCAGCAGGCAGCGGGCATCGCCGTGGCGCGCCACCTTCATGTTGACGATGTCGCTGGACTGCAGGTTGATCTCGGCGGGCGAGCCGGCGCCTTCGATGACCACCACGTCGTTCTCGGCGCGCAGCGCAGCTAGCGCATCGGCCACGAAGGGCCAGACATGGGCGCTGCGTTCGCGCCAGGGCAGGCGCGACAGGGCGGTGTCGACCTGGCCCATCAGCACCAGCTGGCTGGCGGTGTCGCGCTCGGGCTTGAGCAGCACCGGGTTCATGCGCACATCGGGCACGGCGCGCGCGGCCAGGGCCTGGAAGTACTGGGCGCTGCCGATCTCGCCGCCGGTCACCACCCGGGCGTTGTTGCTCATGTTCTGCGCCTTGAAGGGCGCGACCTTCAGGCCCTGGTCGGCGTACCAGCGGCACAGGGCCGTGGTCAGCCAGCTCTTGCCGGCGCCGCTGGTGGTGCCCAGCACCATCACGCAGCGCGCGGTCACAGCAATCGAACCTGCTGGTCGGAATCGCCTTTTCTGACTTCCACGATGCCGTCCAGCGCCTTCACCATGGCGGGGAAGTTGGCGTGGCCGTATTCCTTGGGGTCGAAGGTGGGGTCGAGGCGCTTGATCATGTGGAAGATCGAGCCCTTGTTCACCCAGGGGTCGCCCTTGGTCTCGGCCAGCAGGTGCACCGCGCGGCGCAGCATCTCGGCGGCCGGGTCGAGCGGGGGCGGCGGCGGGGCGGCGGGGGTCTCGGGCGGCAGTTCCTCGGGCGGTTGCTCGATCAGGTTCTCGTAGTAGCGGAACTCGTGGCAGCTCTTGGCCCAGTGGCGGTTGGTGGAGCGCCGGGTGCCGATGCCCACGAGGGTGCGGCCGGCGGCCTTGATCTTCTGCGAGACGGGCATGAAGTCGCTGTCGCCGCCGACGATGATGACGGTGCCGATATGGCTGAAGCGCTGGATGTCTTCCACCGCGTCCAGGCAGAGCTTGATGTCCGCCCCGTTCTTGGCCGAGGCGCCGGGCGGGAAGAGCTGGATCAGCTCGACCGCGCCCTGCAGCAGCGCGTCGCGGTAACGGCCGTAGAACTGCCAGTTGCAGTAGCCCCGGTTGATCGCCACCGGGCCGAAGGAGGCGGCCAGCTCGACGATGGCCTGCACGTCCACCAGCGGCTCCTGCACCTTGAAGCGGTTGTCGGTCTTGCCGTAGGTGCCCTCGCCGTAGCGGTCTTCCACCAGGCTGGCGTGCAGGTTCTCGAAGTCCCAGTAAAGGGCGACGGACCGGTTGTCTTCGTTGTCGGGGCGTGCCATGGCGGAAAAGGAAATCAGGGCTGCGGGGCGTGCATGTTAGAGGGAGCGCGCCACCGCGTCGGCCAATGCCCTTTGCGCCGGCGGCGGCAGCACGCCCAGGCGCAGGTGGCCGGGCAGGCCGAAGGAGGCGCAGTCGCGCACCTGCACGCCCAGGGCGCGCAGGCGGGCCGGCAGGTCGGACGGGGTGGACTCGGGCAGGCGCACGGCGAAGAAGTTGGCGACCGAGGGCAGGCAGTGCCAGCCCAGGTCTTCGCAGAGGTTGAGCTGGGCGAGTTTCCAGCCGCGCAGGGTCTCCAGGCTGTCGGCCAGCCAGGCCTGGGTGTCCGCCCGGCACCAGGCATCGAGCATGGCCACGCCGTGGCTGCCGATGGGCCAGGACGGCGCGAGGCGGTCGAGCGCTGCGGCCTCGTCCTGCGCGCCGGGCGGCGCCACCAGATAGGCGGCACGGATGCCGGTCATGCCCAGGGCCTTGTTGGGGGTCCACAGCTGCCAGAAGCGGTCGGCGGAGGGGCCGGCCCAGGGGTCGGGGCCTTCCAGGCGCAGCGGCGCATAGGCGCGGTCGACCACCCGCAGCGCGGCGCCGTCGCTCTCGCCCGGGGTGTCGGACAGGCCCAGCGGGCTCGATGGGTCACAGGCCCAGGCCAGCGCATGGGCGGTGTCGGCGCCGCGCAGCTGAACTTCCAGGCCCCAGGCTTCGGCGGCGTGGCGGTAGTCGCCGTAGGCATAGCCGGGCAGCACGGCTCGCCGGATGCCGCGCTGCACCGCGCGGGCGGTCAGGCGCAGGATGGCCTCGCTGGCGCTGGCCGCGGGCACGATGCGCGCCACGTCCACGCCGTGGTGGGCGGCCAGGTCGTGGCGCAGGGCTTGATAGGCGGGATCGGGGTAGGCGCGCGGGTCGGCCCGCATCACGGCGGACAGCGCGCTCGGGCAAGGGCCGCAGGCGTTGGCGTTGGTCGAGAAATCAAAGGGGGCCGGACCGGAAGCATCCGGTCCGCCATGGGCGCGGTAGGGCATCAGGGCAGTACTCCGCCCAGCAGTGCGAGCAAACCGATGGAAAGGACGATGCGGCCGGTGCAGCGCAGGGCGGCGGCTGTGTCTGCCGCCTGCGGCACGCGGCCTTCGGGGAACAGCAGGTAGTGGCCGGGCTTGCCCAGGCGCACGCCCAGGCGCAGGGCCATGGCGCCCATGGGCCAGCCGCCGTTGGGGGATAGGGTGATGCGCGCTTGCGCGGGCAATGCGCGCCACGCGGCCAGGGGCGCGCCGACCAGCATCAGGGCGGCCGACAGGCGGGCGGGCAGCCAGGACAGCAGGTCGTCGGCCCGCGCCGTCCACTTGCCGGCCCATTCCCAGCAGCGGCCCTGGCGGCTGCCCCGATAGCCCCACATCGCATCGGCGGTATTGGCGAAACGGTAGAGCGCGGCGCCGGGCAGGCCCAGCAGCAGGAACCAGAACAGGGGCGCGATCACCGAATCGTTGAAGTTCTCGGCCAGGCTTTCGATGGCGGATTCGCGGACTTCCGAGGCGGTCAAGACCGAGGTGTCGCGGCTGACCAGGCGGGACAGCCGCGCCCGGCCGGCGCCCAGCGAATCGGCCAGCGCGGCTTCCACCGCCGAGGTCTCGTCGCGCAGCATGCGCCAGGCCAGCAGAGGCTTGAGCGCCAGGCCGAGCACGGCGGCGGCGAGCCAGGGATGCAGCAGGCGCATCGCCAGGTCCTGCACGGCCCAGGCGATCAGCACGCAGGCCAGTCCGCCGACAAACCAGGCCGCGGCACCTCGCCAGAAAGCCGGCATGTCGCGGCCCGGCGGGCAGTCACCCAGGGGCGCCACCCGCCTGCCGGCCCAGCCGAGGTAACGCCCCATGCCCACCACCGGATGCCAGCGGCGCGGCTCGCCCAGGGCGATGTCCACCCCCAGCGCCAGCAGCACGGCCAGCGCGGCGACGGCCCAGGGCAGTCCGCTCAATCCTCGATGCCCCGCTGCGCCGGCACGCCGGCCTGGAAGGCATGTTTGACCATGGTCATCTCGGTGACGGTATCGGCCAGCTCGATGATCTCGGGCGGGCAGCGCCGGCCGGTCAGGCACACATGCACCTCGCGCGGGCGCTGGCGCAGGGTGTCGAGCACGTCCTGCAGCGGCAGCCAGCCGTAGATCAGCGGGTAGGTGATCTCGTCGAGCACCACCAGGAAGAACTCGCCCGACAGGATGGCGTTGCGTGCCTTCACCCAGCCGTCGCGCGCCAGCTGCGCGCTGCGCTCCAGGTCCTGGCTCTTCCAGCTGAAGCCGTCGCCCAGGCCCTCGATGGGAATGCCCAGTTGTTCGAAGATGCGGTGTTCGCCGAAGCGCGCCGAGGGCACCTTCATGAACTGGTAGATGTGCACCGGCTTGCCGCGGCCATGGGCGCGCATGGCCAGTCCGAAGGCCGAGGTGCTTTTGCCCTTGCCGTCGCCGGTGTTGACGATGACCAGGCCGCGGCGTTCGCCCTCGGGCTTCTCGTAGGGCTTCTCGGTGGGTGGGGTTTCGATTTGCATGGAGGTCTTTCGTAGAGTTGGCACGGCTTCAGGCGCGCGGCACGACGGCCCAGCCGCCTTCCAGCGGCACGATGGCGATGCGGTGTTCGAAGACGGCTTCCAGCGCCGCATGGGTGGCCGCATCGTGCGGCGCGCCGGCATGCAGCACCCGGCCGGCCTGCAGCACCACGACATGGTCGGCGTGCAGGGCGAAGCCGATCTCGTGCAGCACGCTGACCACGGCCGCGCCCTGTGCGGCCAGGCCGCGCACCAGGGCCAGCCAGTCGGACTGGTGGGGCGGATCGAGGTTGGCCAGGGGCTCGTCCATCAGCAGCACCCGGGCCTGCACCGCCAGCGCACGCGCCAGCAGTACCCGCTGGCGTTCGCCGCCGGAGAGTTCGCCCAGGGGACGGTCGCGCCAGTCCCAGGCATGGGTGGCGCGCAGCGCCTGTTCGACGGCGGCGCGGTCGGCCGGGCCGGGCGGCGCCAGCCAGGGGCGGTGCGGCAGGCGGCCGAGCATGGCCACGTCCCAGGCGCTGAGGTCGTCGGCACCGCCGTCGGCCCCTTCGCCCTGGCCCAGCCAGGCGAGCTGGCGGGCGCGTTCGCGGGCCGGCCAGTCGGACAGCGCCCTGCCCTGCAGTTCCACCTTTCCGGCGCTGGCGGGCAGCAGGCCGGCCAATAGCTTCAGCAGGGTGGACTTGCCGGCGCCGTTGGGCCCGACGATGCTGGTCCAGCAGCCGGCCGGCAAATCGAGAGCTATGCCGTGCAGCACCTCGGCACGGCCCAGGCGGGCGTGCAGGCCGCGGGCACTCAGGGCGGTGTTCATCGGCGTGCTCCCCGGCGATGCATCAGCCACAGCAGGTAGCCGCCGCCCAGCAGCGCGGTCAGCACGCCCACCGGCAGTTCCAGCGGCGCGAAGAGGCCGCGGGCCAGCAGGTCGGACGCCATCAGCAGCAGTCCGCCCATGCCGGCCGACAGGATGAGCAATGCGGCATGCGTGCTGCGCACCAGCGGCCGCACCAGGTGCGGCGCGGCCAGGCCCACGAAGGCGATCAGCCCGGCATGCGCCACCGCCGTGGCGGTGCACAGCGCCAGCACGGCGACCAGGGCGGCGCGCAGCGTGGGCAGCGCCAGGCCCAGGCTGGTGGCGGTGGCCTCGCCCAGGGCCAGGCCGTCGAGCACCGGGGCCAGCAGCAGCGACACGATCAGACACCCCAGCAGCACCGCCGCCATCAGCGCCACCGCCTGCCAGCCCAGGAAGGCGGTGCTGCCCAGCGTGAAACCCTGCATCGCTTCCAGGATGCGCGGCGCGGCCAGCGTGACGAGATCCTTGGCCGC contains the following coding sequences:
- the cbiB gene encoding adenosylcobinamide-phosphate synthase CbiB, with the protein product MSGLPWAVAALAVLLALGVDIALGEPRRWHPVVGMGRYLGWAGRRVAPLGDCPPGRDMPAFWRGAAAWFVGGLACVLIAWAVQDLAMRLLHPWLAAAVLGLALKPLLAWRMLRDETSAVEAALADSLGAGRARLSRLVSRDTSVLTASEVRESAIESLAENFNDSVIAPLFWFLLLGLPGAALYRFANTADAMWGYRGSRQGRCWEWAGKWTARADDLLSWLPARLSAALMLVGAPLAAWRALPAQARITLSPNGGWPMGAMALRLGVRLGKPGHYLLFPEGRVPQAADTAAALRCTGRIVLSIGLLALLGGVLP
- the cobO gene encoding cob(I)yrinic acid a,c-diamide adenosyltransferase, coding for MQIETPPTEKPYEKPEGERRGLVIVNTGDGKGKSTSAFGLAMRAHGRGKPVHIYQFMKVPSARFGEHRIFEQLGIPIEGLGDGFSWKSQDLERSAQLARDGWVKARNAILSGEFFLVVLDEITYPLIYGWLPLQDVLDTLRQRPREVHVCLTGRRCPPEIIELADTVTEMTMVKHAFQAGVPAQRGIED
- a CDS encoding ABC transporter ATP-binding protein, encoding MNTALSARGLHARLGRAEVLHGIALDLPAGCWTSIVGPNGAGKSTLLKLLAGLLPASAGKVELQGRALSDWPARERARQLAWLGQGEGADGGADDLSAWDVAMLGRLPHRPWLAPPGPADRAAVEQALRATHAWDWRDRPLGELSGGERQRVLLARALAVQARVLLMDEPLANLDPPHQSDWLALVRGLAAQGAAVVSVLHEIGFALHADHVVVLQAGRVLHAGAPHDAATHAALEAVFEHRIAIVPLEGGWAVVPRA
- a CDS encoding cobyric acid synthase, with amino-acid sequence MTARCVMVLGTTSGAGKSWLTTALCRWYADQGLKVAPFKAQNMSNNARVVTGGEIGSAQYFQALAARAVPDVRMNPVLLKPERDTASQLVLMGQVDTALSRLPWRERSAHVWPFVADALAALRAENDVVVIEGAGSPAEINLQSSDIVNMKVARHGDARCLLVTDIDRGGAFAHLYGTWALLPEADRALLRGFVLNKFRGDASLLAPGPEMLREMTGVPTVATVPMFWRHGLPEEDGVFDDRPAGAAGTVRRTIAVVAYPRISNLDEYQALKNIEGVRLVWARTPAELHAADWIVLPGSKHTSGDLAWMRSQGLDAAVTTHAARGRPVLGICGGLQMLGEALVDAHGIDGNGPGLGLLPLVTAFSPEKTVRHTRASFGTVRGSWSALSGVALSGYEIHQGQTAPRPDLAAPHAVLPAGLGWQNAHGNVLGVYLHGMFEDPAVLHALFGAGAPTLDSVFDGLAAMADRCFDPHVLDGLID
- a CDS encoding aminotransferase class I/II-fold pyridoxal phosphate-dependent enzyme, with the translated sequence MPYRAHGGPDASGPAPFDFSTNANACGPCPSALSAVMRADPRAYPDPAYQALRHDLAAHHGVDVARIVPAASASEAILRLTARAVQRGIRRAVLPGYAYGDYRHAAEAWGLEVQLRGADTAHALAWACDPSSPLGLSDTPGESDGAALRVVDRAYAPLRLEGPDPWAGPSADRFWQLWTPNKALGMTGIRAAYLVAPPGAQDEAAALDRLAPSWPIGSHGVAMLDAWCRADTQAWLADSLETLRGWKLAQLNLCEDLGWHCLPSVANFFAVRLPESTPSDLPARLRALGVQVRDCASFGLPGHLRLGVLPPPAQRALADAVARSL
- a CDS encoding NYN domain-containing protein, whose translation is MARPDNEDNRSVALYWDFENLHASLVEDRYGEGTYGKTDNRFKVQEPLVDVQAIVELAASFGPVAINRGYCNWQFYGRYRDALLQGAVELIQLFPPGASAKNGADIKLCLDAVEDIQRFSHIGTVIIVGGDSDFMPVSQKIKAAGRTLVGIGTRRSTNRHWAKSCHEFRYYENLIEQPPEELPPETPAAPPPPPLDPAAEMLRRAVHLLAETKGDPWVNKGSIFHMIKRLDPTFDPKEYGHANFPAMVKALDGIVEVRKGDSDQQVRLL